The following proteins are encoded in a genomic region of Chloracidobacterium sp.:
- a CDS encoding threonine/serine dehydratase, with product MNDIRTAALTIKPFIKPTPLEYSRSLSKRFGFNAYVKYEMFQRTGSFKVRGAFNKMLTLTEAERSNGVVAVSGGNHAQAVAYAAAALGIRATILMAENTPSNYVDATRSYGAAVELTPTIAAAFEKAEQYQKAGRITIHPFDDPLVIAGQGTVAAEVVADLPEVSDIIVSIGGGGLAGGVCTAAKGLNPQIRIWGVETIGADTMARSLAAGEPVTLPEITSIARTLGSPFVTERTFGLAKQHIESVTVVSDADAVREVLYIASRLKVVAEPAAACTVAAIEALRGNFQPESNVVFILCGGNTSIEDICGALPLTES from the coding sequence ATGAACGATATCCGTACCGCTGCGTTGACGATAAAGCCGTTCATCAAGCCTACGCCGCTCGAATACAGCCGCTCGCTGAGCAAGCGCTTCGGGTTCAATGCTTATGTAAAATACGAAATGTTTCAGCGAACCGGCTCTTTCAAGGTCCGCGGCGCCTTTAACAAGATGCTGACCCTCACCGAAGCGGAGCGCTCGAACGGCGTCGTCGCAGTAAGCGGCGGAAATCATGCACAAGCAGTTGCCTACGCCGCTGCCGCACTCGGCATCAGGGCGACGATCCTGATGGCAGAGAATACACCGTCAAATTACGTTGATGCTACGCGTTCGTACGGTGCAGCCGTTGAGCTGACACCGACGATCGCGGCAGCGTTCGAAAAGGCGGAGCAATATCAAAAAGCCGGACGCATCACTATTCACCCGTTTGACGATCCGCTTGTGATCGCGGGCCAAGGAACCGTGGCAGCGGAGGTGGTCGCAGATCTTCCGGAAGTGTCTGACATCATAGTGAGCATTGGCGGCGGCGGCCTTGCAGGAGGAGTTTGTACTGCGGCAAAGGGCCTGAACCCGCAGATACGAATTTGGGGCGTCGAAACGATCGGCGCCGATACGATGGCACGTTCGCTCGCTGCTGGAGAACCTGTCACATTACCGGAGATCACATCGATCGCAAGAACGCTCGGCTCGCCTTTTGTTACGGAACGCACCTTCGGCCTTGCAAAGCAGCATATCGAGAGCGTTACGGTTGTATCGGACGCGGACGCGGTTCGCGAAGTTCTCTATATTGCAAGTCGTCTCAAGGTGGTTGCTGAACCGGCTGCGGCGTGCACTGTGGCAGCGATCGAGGCTCTTCGCGGAAATTTCCAGCCGGAAAGCAATGTAGTTTTCATCCTGTGCGGAGGCAATACATCGATCGAGGATATTTGCGGAGCATTGCCGCTGACAGAGAGTTGA
- a CDS encoding phosphatidylglycerophosphatase A has product MKKAVEKKEPKGLFDGLSLAISTVGVGYLPLAPGTWGSAVGVAIYIAAALSALGSSRPASMTWALHLLLLGGLCLLGIWAADRSIPLLGNEDPSQVVIDEVMGQLVTFLFVPVTSSWQWILAGFLLFRLFDIWKPYPIDDLQELRGGLGICADDLVAGVYAGICLAAASAVTQVI; this is encoded by the coding sequence ATGAAAAAGGCCGTTGAAAAGAAGGAACCAAAAGGGCTTTTTGACGGCCTTTCCTTAGCGATCTCAACGGTTGGCGTCGGTTATTTGCCGCTTGCACCCGGCACTTGGGGATCAGCTGTCGGAGTTGCGATATATATTGCGGCGGCTCTCTCGGCGCTCGGATCGTCAAGACCGGCGTCCATGACCTGGGCATTGCATTTGCTGCTCTTGGGCGGACTTTGCCTACTCGGGATTTGGGCAGCCGATCGCTCGATACCGCTCCTTGGGAATGAGGATCCGTCGCAGGTTGTCATTGATGAGGTAATGGGGCAGCTCGTTACGTTCTTGTTCGTTCCCGTCACGTCAAGCTGGCAATGGATCCTTGCGGGCTTCCTCCTGTTTCGTCTGTTTGATATTTGGAAGCCATACCCTATAGACGACCTTCAGGAGCTTCGCGGCGGGCTTGGCATTTGTGCGGATGACCTTGTTGCAGGCGTGTATGCCGGAATTTGCCTTGCGGCAGCCTCAGCGGTGACCCAAGTCATCTAA
- the corA gene encoding magnesium/cobalt transporter CorA — MEVFVYRQGADAVETGLDREQLPELLADTSNVVWVDLQGETPEQIEYARDLLQNVFHFHKLTVERCFETRNPPKVEAFDKYIYLIIHGIKPGETSTVNFATKELDAFLGINFVVTFHIQRFRSIKTVKDQLRTSPFICRRGSSYLLHHILDEIIDLYMPVVEDFDRSINALEEKVFDMKHPSNTALSEIMDLRRSVARLRRISARQLDVLYRISHGEFPQIPASVLPFYRDVHDHLVRITDLAEGYRDLISGLFEIHFSVLATRTNEIMKTLAIVSAIILPLSLIAGIYGMNFENMPELKAGYGYYITLAVMALIAISLLGYFKRKGWIFQSEDDLAPKLLNPPDEEYDN, encoded by the coding sequence ATGGAAGTCTTTGTTTATAGGCAAGGCGCTGATGCGGTTGAGACCGGCCTTGACAGAGAGCAGCTGCCCGAGCTGCTTGCGGATACGTCGAATGTAGTTTGGGTCGATCTGCAAGGCGAAACCCCCGAACAGATCGAGTACGCCCGCGATCTTCTGCAGAATGTCTTTCATTTTCATAAGCTGACCGTCGAGCGCTGCTTCGAAACGCGAAATCCGCCAAAGGTCGAGGCGTTCGATAAATATATCTACCTTATAATCCACGGCATCAAACCCGGCGAGACAAGTACTGTAAACTTTGCGACAAAAGAGCTTGACGCATTTTTGGGTATCAACTTCGTCGTGACTTTTCATATTCAGCGGTTTCGCAGCATCAAGACCGTGAAGGATCAGCTCAGAACCAGCCCTTTTATTTGCCGGCGCGGCTCATCGTATTTGCTCCACCACATTCTGGACGAGATCATCGATCTTTATATGCCGGTCGTCGAAGATTTCGACAGGTCGATCAACGCCCTCGAGGAGAAGGTCTTCGATATGAAACACCCGAGCAACACGGCCTTGAGCGAGATCATGGACCTCAGGCGGAGCGTTGCCCGGCTTCGACGCATCTCTGCTCGTCAGCTTGATGTCCTTTATCGGATCTCGCACGGCGAATTTCCGCAGATACCTGCGAGCGTTCTGCCGTTCTACAGGGACGTTCACGATCATCTCGTGCGTATTACCGACCTTGCTGAAGGATATCGGGACCTTATCAGCGGGCTTTTCGAGATCCATTTTTCGGTGCTTGCAACACGAACGAATGAGATAATGAAAACCCTTGCGATCGTGTCCGCAATAATTCTTCCGCTTAGCCTTATCGCCGGTATTTATGGTATGAATTTTGAGAATATGCCGGAACTAAAGGCGGGTTACGGATACTACATCACGCTCGCAGTTATGGCGCTGATAGCGATATCTCTCCTTGGCTATTTCAAACGAAAAGGGTGGATCTTTCAGAGCGAGGACGACCTGGCACCGAAATTGTTAAATCCGCCCGACGAGGAGTATGACAACTGA
- the cobO gene encoding cob(I)yrinic acid a,c-diamide adenosyltransferase has product MAEKRYKWRREDYRENTKGLLMLNTGDGKGKTTAAIGTMVRAAGRGLNCCMVQFMKSKHDRYGEHESLEKLGIEIHTMGDGFTWDTNDKTQDIKTSEETWAVCLEKMRSEDYDLLVFDELLYVMSYGFLDIDRVLAEIAEVRAKQPHLHLILSGRNVENALQKVIDAADLVTEMREIKHPFNAGIYAQQGIEF; this is encoded by the coding sequence ATGGCTGAGAAACGATACAAATGGCGCCGCGAGGATTATCGCGAGAACACGAAAGGGCTGCTCATGCTCAACACCGGAGACGGTAAGGGCAAGACCACGGCGGCCATCGGTACGATGGTCCGCGCGGCGGGCCGCGGGCTTAACTGCTGCATGGTCCAATTCATGAAGTCAAAGCATGATCGCTATGGTGAGCACGAATCCTTAGAAAAGCTCGGTATTGAGATCCATACTATGGGCGACGGCTTTACGTGGGATACCAACGATAAAACACAAGACATCAAGACAAGCGAAGAAACGTGGGCAGTTTGCCTCGAAAAGATGAGGAGCGAGGACTATGACCTGCTCGTATTCGATGAGCTGCTGTATGTGATGAGCTACGGCTTTCTGGATATTGACAGGGTGCTTGCTGAGATCGCGGAGGTTCGTGCAAAACAGCCGCACTTGCATTTGATATTATCAGGCAGGAATGTTGAAAATGCGTTGCAGAAGGTGATAGACGCGGCCGACCTTGTTACCGAAATGCGTGAGATCAAACATCCCTTCAACGCCGGGATATATGCTCAGCAGGGGATCGAATTCTAG